A stretch of Faecalibacterium duncaniae DNA encodes these proteins:
- the pheT gene encoding phenylalanine--tRNA ligase subunit beta, whose protein sequence is MKVPFSWLKEFVDIDVTAQELEEKLFSCGFEVEELIPLDAGISKVVVGKIVEMEKQEGTHLTKCVVDCGDYGHDIRISTGAANMKLGDCVPAALDGSTLPGGIKIKARKMQGVESNGMLCSGEELGLNDDLFPGSEVYGLLILPEDSVPGTDIAPVVGLDDYIFDISITANRPDCQSVLGIAREVAAILGKPLHMPAMDYKAVCEPDAPITVQVEAPDLCPRYMAHYVRNIRMGESPRWMKRHLALCGLRSISNVVDITNHTLLEMGQPMHAFDLNKVAGRTIDVRRAHEGEKIVTLDEKEFTLNPNNLVICDAEKPVALAGIMGGANSGMDENTTSLLFECATFARDCVRKTSRALGQNSDSSARYEKGVDRNSPELGLARALHLIQELDCGDITTLEYDLTDGRPLERKHIVTTPAKICGVLGITVPEQTMIDILQRLEFTVDVQADGSWDVSAPLYREDVESFPDLAEEVIREYGYDHINPTFLNTASVTNGGLNYAQKQQLKTKRLLAAQGFYEASTLAFYSNAELDMLHIPAEDAARKAIRILNPISENLSIMRTLLTPSMLNVIVDNLKKGNAEGRLFEMAPVYLAKELPISEHPHERQTLCIGAFGPEEDFFTVKGAMEALAAGFDLTFTYERETTPWLHPGISAAVYCNGKRLGVFGKLSNEINGELEIAKDQKDSQNIYLGELDYEALMSCVDGELRYKPLSPYAAVKRDLALVCEEKITCGEIEDTIKKASSLITEVKLFDIYRGANLGEGKKSMAFSLTLSDPSAEISADQVERTVKKVLGNLKFKLGIEIR, encoded by the coding sequence ATGAAAGTACCTTTCAGTTGGTTAAAAGAATTCGTTGATATCGACGTTACCGCTCAGGAGCTGGAGGAGAAGCTGTTCTCCTGCGGCTTTGAGGTGGAAGAGCTGATCCCGCTGGATGCAGGCATCAGCAAGGTGGTCGTTGGCAAGATCGTGGAGATGGAAAAGCAGGAAGGCACCCACCTGACCAAGTGTGTGGTGGACTGCGGTGATTACGGCCACGACATCCGCATTAGCACCGGTGCCGCCAATATGAAGCTGGGTGACTGCGTGCCCGCCGCTCTGGATGGCTCCACCCTGCCCGGCGGCATCAAGATCAAGGCCCGCAAGATGCAGGGCGTGGAGTCCAACGGTATGCTCTGCTCCGGCGAGGAGCTGGGCCTGAACGACGACCTGTTCCCGGGCTCTGAGGTCTATGGTCTGCTCATCCTGCCCGAGGATTCCGTTCCCGGCACCGACATCGCACCCGTTGTCGGTCTGGATGACTATATCTTCGATATCTCCATCACCGCAAACCGCCCGGACTGCCAGTCCGTGCTGGGCATTGCCCGCGAGGTCGCTGCCATTCTGGGCAAGCCCCTGCACATGCCCGCCATGGATTACAAGGCTGTCTGCGAGCCGGATGCTCCCATCACCGTCCAGGTGGAGGCCCCTGACCTGTGCCCCCGCTATATGGCGCATTACGTCCGCAACATCCGCATGGGCGAATCTCCCCGCTGGATGAAGCGCCATCTGGCCCTGTGCGGCCTGCGCTCCATCAGCAATGTGGTGGATATCACCAACCACACCCTGCTGGAAATGGGCCAGCCCATGCACGCCTTTGACCTGAACAAGGTCGCCGGCCGCACCATTGATGTGCGCCGTGCCCACGAGGGCGAGAAAATCGTGACCCTCGATGAAAAGGAGTTCACCCTGAACCCCAACAATCTGGTCATCTGCGATGCCGAGAAGCCTGTGGCTCTGGCCGGCATCATGGGCGGTGCCAACTCCGGCATGGATGAGAACACCACCAGCCTGCTGTTCGAGTGCGCCACCTTCGCCCGTGACTGCGTCCGCAAGACCAGCCGTGCCCTGGGCCAGAACAGTGATTCCTCTGCCCGCTATGAAAAGGGTGTGGACCGCAACTCTCCCGAGCTGGGCCTGGCCCGTGCCCTGCACCTGATCCAGGAGCTGGACTGCGGCGATATCACCACCCTCGAGTATGACCTGACCGATGGCCGCCCGCTGGAGCGCAAGCACATCGTGACCACCCCTGCCAAGATCTGCGGTGTGCTGGGCATCACTGTGCCCGAGCAGACCATGATCGATATCCTGCAGCGCCTGGAGTTTACGGTGGATGTGCAGGCCGATGGCAGCTGGGATGTGTCTGCTCCTCTCTACCGTGAGGATGTGGAGAGCTTCCCCGATCTGGCGGAGGAGGTCATCCGTGAGTACGGCTATGACCACATCAACCCCACCTTCCTGAACACCGCCTCTGTTACCAACGGCGGCCTGAACTATGCGCAGAAGCAGCAGCTCAAGACCAAGCGCCTGCTGGCTGCACAGGGCTTCTATGAGGCCTCCACCCTGGCCTTCTACTCCAACGCGGAGCTGGATATGCTGCACATCCCCGCTGAGGATGCCGCCCGCAAGGCCATCCGCATCCTGAACCCCATCAGCGAGAACCTGTCCATCATGCGCACCCTGCTGACCCCGTCCATGCTGAATGTCATCGTGGACAACCTCAAGAAGGGCAATGCCGAGGGCCGCCTGTTCGAGATGGCTCCCGTCTATCTGGCCAAGGAGCTGCCCATCAGCGAGCATCCCCATGAGCGTCAGACCCTCTGCATTGGTGCCTTTGGCCCCGAGGAGGACTTCTTCACCGTCAAGGGTGCAATGGAGGCGCTGGCCGCAGGCTTTGACCTGACCTTCACCTATGAGCGCGAGACCACCCCGTGGCTCCACCCCGGCATCAGCGCCGCTGTCTACTGCAACGGCAAGCGTCTGGGCGTGTTCGGTAAGCTCTCCAATGAGATCAACGGCGAGCTGGAGATCGCAAAGGACCAGAAGGACAGCCAGAACATCTATCTGGGTGAGCTGGACTATGAGGCTCTGATGTCCTGTGTGGACGGTGAGCTGCGCTATAAGCCGCTGAGCCCCTACGCTGCCGTCAAGCGTGACCTGGCCCTTGTCTGCGAGGAAAAGATCACCTGCGGCGAGATCGAGGACACCATCAAGAAGGCAAGCTCCCTCATCACCGAGGTCAAGCTGTTCGATATCTACCGTGGCGCAAACCTGGGCGAGGGCAAGAAGAGCATGGCCTTCTCCCTGACCCTGTCTGACCCCAGCGCGGAGATCTCCGCTGATCAGGTCGAGCGCACCGTCAAGAAGGTGCTGGGCAACCTGAAGTTCAAGCTGGGCATTGAGATCCGGTAA
- a CDS encoding methylated-DNA--[protein]-cysteine S-methyltransferase: protein MIYTQHYESPLGGILLAADDIGLTGLWFEGQKYFARTLDTVHQEQETAVLSEARRWLDVYFGGQEPDFTPPLHPAGSAFQQEVWALLRRIPCGQTTTYGALARQLAAERGLSRMSAQAVGGAVGHNVISIIIPCHRVVGTNGSLTGYAGGINKKAALLRLEMKMTR from the coding sequence GTGATCTATACACAGCACTATGAGTCCCCTCTGGGCGGCATCCTGCTGGCCGCTGACGACATCGGCCTGACCGGCCTCTGGTTCGAGGGGCAGAAGTACTTTGCCCGCACCCTGGATACGGTGCATCAGGAGCAGGAGACCGCTGTGCTCTCCGAGGCCAGACGCTGGCTGGATGTTTATTTCGGCGGGCAGGAGCCGGACTTTACCCCGCCGCTCCATCCCGCTGGCTCTGCCTTTCAGCAGGAGGTGTGGGCGCTGCTGCGCCGTATCCCCTGCGGCCAGACCACGACCTATGGTGCACTGGCAAGGCAGCTTGCCGCAGAGCGCGGCCTTTCCCGGATGTCTGCGCAGGCTGTGGGCGGGGCTGTCGGACACAATGTGATCTCTATCATCATTCCCTGCCACCGCGTTGTCGGAACAAACGGCAGCCTGACCGGATATGCAGGCGGCATCAATAAAAAAGCCGCGCTGCTGAGACTGGAAATGAAAATGACGCGGTAA
- the pheS gene encoding phenylalanine--tRNA ligase subunit alpha produces MQAMIDELAKQAAESLGQVSSKETLASFWQEYLSKNGKIPALMKNLRSVAPEERPAMGKIINELKQKVQADYDAAAAKVKEAELAARNAAETVDITLPAKTRTVGGLHPLTLVTNQIIDVFSGMGFAVADAPEIEDDDHNFTRLNVPKDHPARDMQDTFYLSDEFLLRTQTSGGQIRTMDSQKPPIKVLIPGRVFRSDSDATHSPMFHQMEGLVVDKGITLGDLQGALNTFVQKLFGKDTRTRLRPSYFPFTEPSVEVDVSCFECGGKGCPLCKHTGWIEVLGGGVVNRKVLENCNIDPDEYSGFAFGIGIERIAMLKYGINNIGLMFENNLQFLKQFHE; encoded by the coding sequence ATGCAAGCAATGATCGACGAGCTGGCCAAACAGGCCGCAGAGAGCCTCGGTCAGGTCTCTTCCAAGGAGACGCTGGCCTCGTTCTGGCAGGAATATCTGAGCAAAAACGGCAAGATCCCCGCGCTGATGAAGAATCTGCGCTCTGTCGCGCCCGAAGAGCGCCCCGCCATGGGCAAGATCATCAACGAGCTCAAGCAGAAGGTGCAGGCAGACTACGATGCCGCCGCTGCCAAGGTGAAGGAGGCCGAGCTGGCCGCCCGCAACGCCGCTGAGACCGTGGACATCACCCTGCCCGCCAAGACCCGCACGGTGGGTGGTCTGCACCCCCTGACGCTGGTCACCAACCAGATTATCGACGTGTTCTCCGGCATGGGTTTTGCCGTGGCCGACGCACCTGAGATCGAGGATGACGACCACAACTTCACCCGCCTGAACGTGCCCAAGGATCACCCTGCCCGCGACATGCAGGATACCTTCTACCTGTCCGACGAGTTCCTGCTCCGCACCCAGACCTCCGGCGGCCAGATCCGCACCATGGACAGCCAGAAGCCGCCCATCAAGGTGCTGATCCCCGGACGTGTGTTCCGTTCCGATTCCGATGCCACCCACAGCCCCATGTTCCACCAGATGGAGGGTCTGGTCGTGGATAAGGGCATCACCCTGGGCGACCTGCAGGGCGCGCTGAACACCTTTGTGCAGAAGCTGTTCGGCAAGGACACCCGCACCCGCCTGCGTCCCTCCTACTTCCCCTTCACCGAGCCCAGTGTGGAGGTCGATGTCAGCTGCTTTGAGTGCGGCGGCAAGGGCTGCCCCTTGTGCAAGCACACCGGCTGGATCGAAGTTCTGGGCGGCGGTGTTGTCAACCGCAAGGTGCTGGAGAACTGCAACATTGACCCGGATGAGTATTCCGGCTTCGCCTTCGGCATTGGCATCGAGCGCATCGCCATGCTGAAGTACGGCATCAACAACATCGGCCTGATGTTCGAGAACAACCTGCAGTTCCTCAAGCAGTTCCATGAATAA